Genomic DNA from Actinomycetota bacterium:
GTCGAAAGTCGAAAGTGAAAAGGTGAAAAGCTCGGGGAGAGGTTTTTATTGCATTGGAGAATATAGATTTTACATCGTGCCTCTGAGATCCCAAATTCCAATTTTTAACTGGAGGGCAAGGTGAATTTCCAGGAGATAATCTTCACTTTGCAATCATATTGGGCGGATTACGGCTGTGTAGTTGCTCAACCTTACGATGTGGAGGTCGGAGCGGGAACCTTTAATCCCGCTACTTTCTTGAGGTGTTTGGGACCTGAACCCTGGAAAGTAGCTTATGTGGAACCTTCACGTCGACCTACAGATGGGAGATACGGGGAAAATCCCAATAGACTCCAATTCTATTATCAGTTTCAAGTCATCTTGAAGCCATCCCCCGATGATGTCCAGGATGTTTATCTGGCAAGCCTTGAAAAACTGGGCATCGATTCCAAGAGGCACGATGTCCGATTCGTTGAAGACGATTGGGAGTCCCCAACTTTGGGTGCTTGGGGTCTTGGCTGGGAAGTATGGCTCGATGGGATGGAAATTACTCAATTCACATACTTTCAACAGGTCGGTGGGTTGGATTTGAAACCCATTTCCGCAGAGCTAACTTACGGGATAGAACGAATTGCCATGTTTCTTCAGGGGAAAAGGAGTATTTTCGATTTGGAGTGGATAGATGGCATAACATATGGGGAAATCCATCATCGTGGAGAGGTCGAATGGTCTAAATACAATTTTGAACTCGCCAACGTGAACATGCTTTTTGATCTGTTCGGTAA
This window encodes:
- the glyQ gene encoding glycine--tRNA ligase subunit alpha, whose protein sequence is MNFQEIIFTLQSYWADYGCVVAQPYDVEVGAGTFNPATFLRCLGPEPWKVAYVEPSRRPTDGRYGENPNRLQFYYQFQVILKPSPDDVQDVYLASLEKLGIDSKRHDVRFVEDDWESPTLGAWGLGWEVWLDGMEITQFTYFQQVGGLDLKPISAELTYGIERIAMFLQGKRSIFDLEWIDGITYGEIHHRGEVEWSKYNFELANVNMLFDLFGKFEKESKTVLKKGLILPAYDHVLKCSHVFNLLDARGVLSHQERTRYIARVRDLAKNVAEVYIAYREKLGFPLLKK